One window of Cydia strobilella chromosome 10, ilCydStro3.1, whole genome shotgun sequence genomic DNA carries:
- the LOC134744731 gene encoding uncharacterized protein LOC134744731 — translation MSSEETDESLKYDLSKNVSNISNDVIKCLTEPQFDAKWNEIPCCSNNVSISVVDTSGLELVADTDNQISIVIEASNADEGKIGTNCDNVIPSVGSSQNIVPVSNELMTREGQKLVSLSLSILLAALLQAMRCFAQFLEDIVVPQR, via the coding sequence ATGTCTTCCGAAGAGACGGACGAGTCACTAAAATACGACCTAAGTAAGAATGTAAGTAACATAAGCAATGATGTAATAAAGTGCCTAACCGAACCACAATTCGACGCTAAATGGAATGAGATTCCGTGTTGTTCAAACAATGTTAGTATAAGTGTTGTTGATACCTCAGGGTTGGAGCTAGTTGCTGATACGGACAATCAGATATCTATTGTGATAGAGGCATCGAATGCCGACGAGGGTAAGATAGGTACAAATTGTGATAATGTCATTCCTAGTGTAGGTTCGAGCCAAAATATAGTTCCTGTGAGCAACGAGCTGATGACGAGAGAGGGCCAGAAGCTGGTGAGTCTGTCTCTGTCTATCCTGCTGGCGGCGTTGCTGCAAGCCATGCGCTGTTTCGCCCAGTTTCTAGAGGATATTGTTGTACCGCAGCGGTAA